The Brevibacillus humidisoli DNA segment CATATCTGCATAGCCTGTCTACGGTATCTGGACTCAAAGATCATCTTGGTCACACTCCCTGTATTAGATATGAACCGAAATGAAAGCGCTTCCTCTTCTTGTTATTATAACTGATTGTGCGGCCCAGGGGAATCCATTGCTGTTCAAGATCGTTTGATAATCAGGTTTCTCAGTACGAATGATTCAACGGCATGAAGGAATCGCAAATCGCTTGCATGATGTTGCAGCAGTTGTTTCCAGCCAGGGGATTCCCGCCGTCTCGAGGAGGTAAGGTTGGCGTGCCTTCCTGTGCAGGTGAAACTGTCGCCCATTGGTTTACGTAATAAATAAGTAAGCACGCATTTTGCATGTAGCTTGATTCGGGATGTTCGTAAACAGAGGGAGAGGACCAAATATGCTGTCCACATTCCATAAAAAGCAATCGACAATCTACATCGTCCTGTTTGCTATATTGCTCGCAATCATTGTCGGACTTCTCATCCTGGAACCGCCACAAGACGGAGAAGGATGGGCAAATATCGCAGGCATCTCTCTAGCGGCCCTATTTTTTCTCGTTTTGGCTGTCAGGGAAAAACAGCGGGCCAGGCATACAGCCGAAACGGTCGTCGAGAAGTCGGAGAGGCACCTGCTCCAGGCAGACCGGCTGATTGTCAAAAAAACGGCAGGCTTCCTGCCGCAGTATTGGCTCTTTTATGCCAATGGCAAGTACCTGGCGCGCATTGCTGTGCAACGAGTGCCGTGGTATGCGTATCTGCTGCAATTGGTCCCTAACCTGACCGTACATCTCTGGCTGCCGCTGACCTATACGATACGGGACCATGATGATAAACCGATTGGCAGCTTTCGAAACAACGCGAGAATGAAGCTGGAAGTGGCGATCTTCGATGCAGAGGGACAGAAGATCGGGATTTACAAGCAGAATGATTGGAAGACGGTGCTCACCTTTCAGGGGGTATTGGAAGACGCTCAGGGGCGTCCGCTGTTGAAAGCCAAAAGCAGTGGGTTCACCGGGGACTTTTCCATTACTGACGAAGAGGGGAAACAGTGGGCTGTGTTTCGGTACGGATGGGTTCCGGTCGAACAGCAGCAGTTGTTCAAAGACTATAACAATCCCTATATTGAAATCGATGACGATCTGTCGGCCAATGAGCGGCTGATGCTGCTTGCAATGATCAGTACCTGGTTTGCGCGGAAATCAACAGCATGACAAGGCTATATTGGTATTCAAAAGAAAAGCGCGGAATGTGTCATTGAAGAGTACACGGCATGGTAATTAGCCAGTTACTCTATTTGTAGGACTTCATGATGAATTTGCAGCAAGGTTTTTTCGAACTGCTCATAAAACACAAGGGTATCTTGAATAAATGATTTTTGATATTGATCATTCATTCTGTCAACAGCCTTATTTAAATCAAAAAAATTGATCAATACCAGATATCCTTCCATCGAAAGAAGGTATTCGTCAAAAAAAGGGCGAGGAATCTTGCGATAGTCTTCTAAGATATTGGAATTCTGTACGGGAGAAATAGAGTTGATTGTAACGAAATGTTTTTCTTTACTTGCCGGAAAGTAAATAAAGTTCACCTTCACTAACAGGCTACTATCCTCTGATTTGTAATATGCTTCGTATCTTGCCGGAAATTCAACACTATGATCAATGATATCAGCTCCCCTTTCATCAAGATTATTTTCTGGAAACGAAGCTGTAATAACTGCAAGGTGTTCAGGAGAGATTTTTTCAAAATGGCTCGGGTCAAATTTTTCCTTAAAAGTAGAAAACGTCTTTTTGAAATCATCATAAGCAAGAATGCGGGATTCAGTGACAGTTTCATTTGCACATCCTGTAATCCATAACATTACTACTATAAATAACAGCATCTTACTTTTCATGCTCGCCATTCACCCCATGTGTGAAGAGAAGAGTCATGCGACTCTTCTCTAACCAACTAAATTTTATTCCTGCCATGCTTCACTGAACACATCCATATGGTCTGCCACAAACACAGTCGCATCAATAGGCTTGTCAACATAAGTTCTGTTACTTGGATCTGCAGTATTATAATAATAAACTCTTACCGTACCATCCGTCGTACGACCTTTGTACCAAAAGCGGATGAAACCTGTTTTTCCGGGATCTACCTCCATATCTCCCTTGGCACCAACCGCTTCATTTGTTGCCCGGGTTGTTTTATGCTCAACACCAACAGTAGAATTAAGTTCGGCAAGAATTCCAGCCTTAATTTCTCCTGTGAACTCTAAACTCCCACTCCACTCAGAGCCCTGGGATTCAGATCTTGTAACAGTAACTGTCATATTATATGGCTTTGAGTTTCGTGTGTTGTCGTGTTCGAAGGTAATGATTTCCCTGAACTTTTTGACAGTAACATACCCATCGGGGTCATAACTATGGAAGATTGGGCCAACTATAACGTCTCTTGGTTTTACAATATCATCAAGCTCGGATTCGGGTATACCATTTTGTGTCGTTTCGGTTGCTGGGGCAACAGTCACTTTTGTTTGGGGTTGCTCCGGTTGAGGGGCAGCACTTACAATTGCAGGAACTACTAGTAAAAACGTGAGAATACATAAACCTGCTTTCTTCCTCATAAAAATTCACTCCTTAATGTTTGGCTTTTTAAGGAATAGTCTAGAGGTTACTCATATACTAACTGGCAGGTTAATTTTTATCAATGTTATCCATCATAACCTTTTTAAGTAAAATTCCGGTTTCAAGTTCTATTAAAAGGAGAATAAACAATCTACTTAAAATAAAATTGCCATGATTCTAACACGACATAATTTTCCCAAAATACAGGAATCTTATTGCCGAAGAAGGCCTCCATTTTATCCGTCCAGATATCTAGTTTCCTAATAACAATAAACGTTACTACTCTTCCTGCAGAAATAAAATAGGAGGACGCAGGGCGCATTCTTTACTCAAAAACTATGATTGACCGTTCTTGGATAAAAGAGGGAAAGTATTGCTTCTCTACGCGTAAGTATAGTACTGCAATTAATTCCAGTTTGATACCAAAAAGAGGGAACCAGAAAGTGAGGTGCAAAAATGAACATGAGCCGTCAGACAAACAAAGAGTACCAGCCGGGAGAGATGTTGTTCCAGATGATCCTGGGGAGCTGGATCGCCCAAGCGATTCATGTCGCTGCCAAGCTGGGAATCGCCGATCTTGTGAAAGAGGGTCCGCAGTCCTGTGAATACCTTGCATCCGAAAGCGACTGTCACGCGCCGACACTATATCGCCTCCTGCGGGCACTCTCCAGTGTCGGCATTTTTGAGGAAAAGGGAGAAGGAGTGTATGGGCCATCGGAGATGAGCAGGTTGTTGGAGAGCGACTCTCCTGGTTCACTCCGAAATAGTGCGATCATGTACGGAGAAGAATGGCATCGCCGCGCATGGAGTCACCTATTGTACAGCGTTCAGACCGGAGAGCCGGCGTTTACGCATCTGCATCAGATGAACTTTTTTGATTACTTGGCGAAAAACGAAGAGGCGACACAGGTTTTCAGCGCAGCGATGACAAGTATCTCCGAAACGATGAATCCGCTCATTGCCCAGAACTATGATTTTGCCGATTGCCGGCTGCTGGTCGACGTTGGCGGGGGGCATGGTTCCCTGATGGCTGCGATTCTACAGGCTCATCCCCATCTGAGAGGAATCGTTTACGACCAACCCTTGGTCGCTGATGGAGCGAAACGCTTCCTGCAGTCAGCAGGATTGGACGATCGGTGTGACGTTCAGCCAGGCAGTTTTTTTGAGTCGATCCCAGCTGGTGCTGATACCTATCTGTTAAAGTTTGTCATCCACGACTGGCCGGATGAATCCGCGCTGACGATTTTGTCCAACTGCCGCAAGGCCATGTCAGCAGGGGCAAACCTATTGTTGGTGGAGCAAGTCCTGCTTCCCGATAGCGAATCGACACAGGCGAAGTGGACCGACCTGGAGATGCTGGTGATGGTAGGCGGGAAAGAACGAACCGAGCAGGAGTTCCGGTCGTTGCTGTCGACAGCCGGTTTTGTATGCAGGCAGTTGATCCCGATCTCTGGTGGTGTTGCGATCATCCAGGCCACGGCTGTATAGTCAGGGAGCTCTAGGAACGTACTGCTTTGCCAGTCATCACTTGTACCGGACAGCCGATTTCTAAGGTCGAGTTTGATACCGGACACTGGTCAATTCGGACATCATCCCTTACAATAGAGATAGAACAACGCCGATTCTTTAATAAAACAAAATCTCATCCGACACCTGCCTTACATACGAAACAGTCACCAACGTTGAAGAGGAAGAGGACGATTTCCCATTTCCACTCGTCGAGTCAGTGTGTGAATCAGCTTGCCCGAGGGGTTCCTTTTAACGGACCCTTTTTTTCGTGTCAAGGAAGCAGAGATGCTGCGACAAACAAGTCATGCGCATCGATGTCACAGCAGATGTCATGGCCCATAGGTGGCTTGGCAATACAGCTCTGCCGCCGTCTCAGATTCAGCAATGACCGAGTTTTCCCTATTTTCTAAAAAGTGAGAGGTCAGGAGCAGGATGAGATGCAACAACATACCAACAGGATGAAAGGGTGGTTGTCCAGGCTATGAATCACAAAGAGATCTGGAAATGGATTTTTGAGATAGCGCCGGATCATTTTCTGCTCTCCGTCGCAAAGGTAAAAGGGTTAAACCTGCGAATCCCGGGGGTAAGTGATGTTCAACACATTAAAAAAGAGCAGCTTCGGGCATTTCGCCCCAGAATCATCAACGGACTCTTAAAAAACGACAAACTCTTTTACATCTGTCAGCATTTTGATGAGATTCCTTTTGACGATGAGTTGATCGAGAAGATATCTCAGATACGGGAACGAGATAGCGATAACTTGTATGCGGAGATACAATCTGATGATACCGCCATCGATTTGCCGTCCGTCTTGATGGTTCTGCTCAGCAGTTCTGAACCAGACGACCATACAAAAGCGGCAGCGTTATTTGAAAAGGTAAAAGAAAAAGGCGAATTGGATGCACATGCCCAGAAAATAAAACAATCCGAACAAAAAGAAAAAGAAAACAGAGAAGAGCAGCCTGAACCAGAGAGAAAAGCGGAGACAGCGGAATACGAGAAACAGTATAGACAGGAAAAGAAGAGATCAGAGATCCTTCAGCAGAAGCTGGATGAGTGCAAAGAAGAACGAGAACGAGAACGCCGTGAATGGAAAGAGGCGAAGCAGGCGTATGAAGCTGAAACACAAACGATAAAGCGGGAACTCCACCGAAAGGAACAAGAGGTTGCCAGACAGGAGGCAGCCATCGCCAAACTGGAACAAGACAAAGAGCAGCTGCGGACAAGCCTCCAGCAAGCGCAGGCGAGGATCAAAGAGTTGGAGCAGAGCAAGCAGTCACTGCAGTCGCGTATCGATCAAGAGAAACAGGCTGCCGAGGAGATGAAGAAACAGCTGGAGTTGATCAAGATCATCCACGGCATCGAGGGGACAGACGATATCAAGATAAAGGTGCTTCTGTTTGGCAATCCACGCAACAGACGGGTATTTTCCATCCCCAAGTATGCGGTCCGGGTGGTTGAGTCGAGTGAGATTGATCAGTTTCTGGAGTCTGAACCTCAAGCAAAAGCAGACGAGGTATGGGTGCTGACCTACCGGGTCCCCAGGGAACAGCAAGTTCGGTTGCAGCAAATCTACCAATCCAAAGTCGTAGAGTTCGCTGATTTTCACAAGTTAAAAACCTACATGGAGGGAAAGTAAGCGATGTTTAATAAAATGTGGGAAATCGACCTGTTAGGTGTGTTGGCGGATGATGAGACGGTGCAGCAGCAGTTGGGCCGACCAAAGGCTGTATTTGTGAACCGGTTGGGCTACGTGCAGTTTTATATCAGGCTGATTACCAATAAGCCGGCTTCGTTTCCGCGTGTCGACCTGTTTACCTGCTATTCGACCGATTTGGAGAAGTACGGCTTTGATGACGATTTAAAGAAGACAAACGAAGAGCGCGAAGAAGACCTGAAGGACTTTTTGCAGGAAAGCTTGCTGATCCTGCAGCCCTATCGGAAGATATCCAGCAACGATGACCATTTCCTGGCCAAAAATGTTCGGCTGATTCCAAAACGGGAAAGCTTCCGGGAGACGGATACCTTCATTCCGATCCCGGTGTTTAGCCCGGAGGTACATAATATCGACTATGATGAACTTTTGCTGAGACTGATGAAAGGGAAGTATCTCGGCCGTATCGAGAACATCTCACATGATCAAGACGATACGCCAACGATCATCTTGTGGCGGGAAGAAAAGAGCAGATACAAAATGCTAGGCGAATTCGTCGACCACAGCTACGCTCACGGCGGCTTCAGCATGGTGACGGAGAACGGCCTAAAAGAACGAGACTTTACAGATGAGTGGCTGGATGCCTCCTATCTCGACGACGCTTCAGCCAATACGCTGATGTTTGTCAACACGGAGACATACTTGACGATGGAACAGGCATTGCGGGAGACAGATCCGATCCAGACGTCCAGCATCCAGGAA contains these protein-coding regions:
- a CDS encoding acetylserotonin O-methyltransferase; translation: MSRQTNKEYQPGEMLFQMILGSWIAQAIHVAAKLGIADLVKEGPQSCEYLASESDCHAPTLYRLLRALSSVGIFEEKGEGVYGPSEMSRLLESDSPGSLRNSAIMYGEEWHRRAWSHLLYSVQTGEPAFTHLHQMNFFDYLAKNEEATQVFSAAMTSISETMNPLIAQNYDFADCRLLVDVGGGHGSLMAAILQAHPHLRGIVYDQPLVADGAKRFLQSAGLDDRCDVQPGSFFESIPAGADTYLLKFVIHDWPDESALTILSNCRKAMSAGANLLLVEQVLLPDSESTQAKWTDLEMLVMVGGKERTEQEFRSLLSTAGFVCRQLIPISGGVAIIQATAV